The sequence below is a genomic window from Parachlamydiales bacterium.
TCGGCCATATGACCAAAAAGACTACCTAAAACACCACTAATGAAAGCAGATGTATATTTGACTTTCCTACTTTCACCTAGGGATTCCTTTAACTTATCATTTAAAGGATCGCTTATCCTTATAGAGATGAGGAAGCTTGTTTCTCTCGATACGATCATAGCCACCTGGTAGATAGACATTGCTCGCAACGATTCAATCCAATTCATCCCCATGCTTTTACCATTAAAGATAGTAAGGAAGGGTGAAGAAATAGCTCCCACCGTTACAGAACTTAATACTGTCACGCCAATGCCAGGTTTTTCACCTTTGTTAAAGCATCTGGTTAGCGTATTTTCCGTAACTATCTGAGCTCCCATTTGCGCTCCGATAATTCCACTGATAATAGGAGCGGCCTTTGATCCTGCCACAAGAGCCTGTGTTACTGTGAAGCTTGGAACAGGTTTAATATTTTGCAGCGCACTTTTTCTTTCGATACCCCAATAAACGGGAATAATGGCCATTCCTCCGGCAACAGGTGGAATAATGGAAGGCAAAGTTTTTACATACCAGCTTTCTGACGGTGGCCCATTAGGGTTAGCTGAAGTTACAGACATGATGATTTCCTTAATTAAACTATTTTTTTTGAAACTAAATAAAAATATATAGATGGTCAAATAGTGTTCTCCGCCTCAGCGGAGAAAAATTAAGGAAAGAGAAGGAAAAGAGACGGAAACAAGCACAGCCAAAGCTAAGGTAATATAGCCCTCACAAATGCTTGAAGTGGATGTAATAGATTTTATTGTATCCATGGATAAGATATTATCATTAACTAACTAATGAGTAAATAAGATCAGTGTAATCTAAATCAGTTTATTCTTCTAGAATAGTTAATAACTCGGCTTTAAGATCTGTAACACGTCTTCTTATTTCATCATCAGATAATGGTTTTAGAAGCTTAACCATTTTCCATCCCGAATTCTTTTGCCCTTGACGCTCCTGACCCACACCATCCGTTAGGACGACATGCCAATGGCATCTGCCTACGGATTGGCCTGCGGAAGAATGCACGGAAAGCATCACATTGACGATCTGATCCTGGAATTTACCTGCATAATGTCTAATTAATTTCTCTTTCAAGCGCATCGCTTCTAAATGATCTTCTTCATCTAATTCAAAAAGATTCCTTTTGGGAGCATTAGTGATAAATAGGAAGTGCAGGTCTGCTATAGGTGCGTAATCTAAAAGGACTGAAATACGCTTCCCACAATAAATCGTCTGGAGTTCTTTTCTTTCTTCGTTATTAAAAGGATCCTCTTTACCATCTAATACCGCGTCAGGAAAATTCCATTGGACCTGAACATCCTCCGAATTTCTAAAAACTGTATCATATTGATCTGCTTTTCCGATTAAAGCAGGCTCTCCCCAAGTTAATGATTTCTGGGTAATGATGCTGACATAAGCAATGAATTGCTTAATACTTGAATACTCATTCTGAAGATAGGGAAGCATTTGGCTGGT
It includes:
- a CDS encoding HIT family protein, whose product is MSGILGTAISYMGNYFASGISEPIVLHRGEGIQIQLATQPPKAGTVEFVDLPGVSIDSTSYYNEKFKGIRKIAKVWEEQQYDSEDANKVVGVFLFERERAKTGEKTSQMLPYLQNEYSSIKQFIAYVSIITQKSLTWGEPALIGKADQYDTVFRNSEDVQVQWNFPDAVLDGKEDPFNNEERKELQTIYCGKRISVLLDYAPIADLHFLFITNAPKRNLFELDEEDHLEAMRLKEKLIRHYAGKFQDQIVNVMLSVHSSAGQSVGRCHWHVVLTDGVGQERQGQKNSGWKMVKLLKPLSDDEIRRRVTDLKAELLTILEE